AGAATTTTTCAACGAACGGACCTGGCTGTCAGAAAGCCGTGCACGCTGGGCAGCATTAATCTGATCGAGAACCCGTGAGGCGCGCTGTTCATCCGTCAGTTCCACCCAATACAGCAAATCCTGCTCAAGTGTGTACGAAGGGTGAGCGAACAGACTCTCCTCGTTCTCCTGCCGGGTTTCTAGAAACTGCCGGATGACTTCTCCATCAATACGCGAATTTTTCATCGCCCCGTCTCCCTTTTTTGAGACATAGTAATTTTTTGTTAAAAATCGTAAGTTTATAATATCATTATATCATGAAAGCACTTACACTTAAAGTAGATTATAAAAGGAGGTCAACCTAAATGAGAATCAGAAACAAGAAAACATGGTTAGGGCTACTGTCGCTTATATTGATCCTGGCACTTGCAGCTTGTGGTGGTAACAATAATGGAAATGCCGAAGAGGGTAATTCAGGTGATACAGGCAATAACGGAAATAACAACGGAGACGCCGAATCGTCTGAACAAGTTACACTCAAGTTCGGTGCCCAAAATGATAACACTCCTGCAACGAAAAACCTTATTGAAGCGTTTAACGAAAGCCAGGATAAGTACACGGTGGAGTGGGATCCTTTAACAAACGACTCTGCACAAATGCATGACCAACTGCTTAACTCACTGACAAGTGGCTCAAGCGAATACGACGTGCTTTCACTCGATGTTGTGTGGGCTGGTGAGTTCGCAGGAGCCGGTTTCTTGGAGCCGATTGATGTGTTCATGAAAGACGCAGATGTAAACAAGGATGAATTTAACGCGGGTTCAATGGATTCCGGCAATTACAAGGGTAAACAGTATACCCTGCCATTTTTCCCTGATGTTGGTTTGATGTATTATCGCAGTGATATTGTGAGTGATGAAGACGCAGAAAAGCTTGAGAATGGCGATTATACGTATGAAGAGCTCTATGATATGGCTGAATCCTATGTTGGTGAAGCTGATACGAAATTCGGCTTCCTTTATCAGTCAAAACAATATGAGGGTCTGACAGTTAACGTCAATGAGTTTTCAGATGCCTTTAGTGATATCGATGGTGGACTAGAAACAATGTATAAATTTACAACCGCTGATTTTTCACCACAGGATCTGCTGAACTACACAGAAGGCGAAACACATACAAACTTTGAACAGGGCAATGCCGTATTTGCCCGTAACTGGCCATATCAATTTGGCCGTATTAACGGTGAAGAAGACGGTGTCACTGTTTCTGTTGATGATGTAGGTATTGCTCCGCTCCCTAATGGCGGTTCTGTTGGCGGCTGGCTGCTGGGTATTAATAAAAATTCCGAGCACGTAGACGGGGCTTGGGAGTTCATCAAGTTCGCAGCTGGTGAAGAAGGCCAGAAGATCATGGCAACCGAGGGCGGCTATATCCCTGGTTACAATGCACTTCTTGATGATGAAGATGTTAAGGATGCCAACGTTATGCTATCCTACCCTGGGTTTAAAAATGCGCTTGATAACACAATCGCACGCCCAGTTTCACCTGACTACAACAAAGTGTCCGATCAGATTATGATCAACGCACACAAATACTTGAGTTCTGGTGAAGGTTTGGAAGACGCTGTATCCGGGATTAAGGAGGCACTACCGGAAGAATAACAGCCCAACAAGTGAAGCTTCCTGTGAATCATTCATAGGAAGCTTCACTTTTATATTAATCTCTTAATATAACCCATACCACATAACATTTGTTTTTTGGAATTATAACGAGGGTGCGTCAATAATTTTGTGTAAATAACCCTGTTCTGGTAGAACGGCTAGCTGATAGGTAAATTCAGGAAAATTTCTTTTTGAGCCACAGTGACAGCTGCTTGTCCTTGACCATATTGTTGCCTCTTCTTTGCGATTTGTTATGTTGGATTCAGGGTTTCCGACCAGCGAGAGCGGAGAAAAAGATCGGTCGTGGTGCGGATGGAGCCCTTAGGGCTTTATTTTTGCCATCTCTCCATTCATGCACCACCACGACCGCGAAACATGGTCAAGGATGGCGAACTTGAGATTAAGCCTGCACCTGTTGATCTTCAAACATATGCAGTAATTCTGGCTTAGCTTGATCAAATCCCCTGTGGCAACGGATACCGAATTTTTGATTATAATCTAAGAATTGAGTAACCAGGAATCGCTCCAAGGCATCTTCGTTGGGAAATTGTTCTTTGCGTTTCACGTATCGCTTAATTTCCTTATTAAATGCTTCGATGAGATTGGTTGAGTAAATACTACGGCGAATGGAAGCAGGGAAATCATAAAACGTTAATAGCTGTTCGTTCCCAACCACCGCGTCAATCACACGTGGATAAATCTTTTTCCATTTGTCCTGGAATGCATTCAAGGCATCCACGGCTTCGTCCCGATCCTTGGCTTGGTAGACGTTTTTAAAATCATCCAGAATGGCTGGGCGGTCTTTCACCCGCACTTTACTGGCAATGTTGCGGGCAACATGAACACAGCAGACCTGATGCTTGGCTTTTGGATAAACACGGTGAATGGCGTCCGTCATGCCGGGTAAACCGTCCGAAATGAATAGAAGGACTTGTTCCAATCCTCTCGCTTGTAGGTGTTGGATCATTTCTTCCCAAACATGCGTCGATTCTGTTGGTGCGATGGTGAAGTCTAGGACTTCTTTCGTTCCTTCCTCGGTAATGCCGATGGCAATATAAACGGCTTCCTTTTCAACCGTTTGACGACGAATGGGAATGTGCGTTGCATCCAGATAGATGCAGACATATCGTTTCTCCAGTTTCCGTTCATGAAAAGCCTGTACATCTTCCGCAACCAGCTGCGTGAAGTTGGATACGGTTTGTCTGGAATAATGATGTCCATACATTCGCTCCATCAAATCTGCAATTTCATCGGTTGTGATGCCTTTTTCATAAAGATGAATGACAAACTGTTCCAACGTGTCATTGGAACGCTGATACGGAGCGAGAGTTTCCGGTTGGAATTCACCATTTCGATCTCTGGGGATCGCAAGCTGAAGTTCACCATATTCTGTTTTAAAGGTGCGATCGTAGAATCCGTTCCGTGAGTTACCAGAATGGAATCCTTCGCGGGCATAGGGTTCATAATCCAGAAAAGCAGTTAGTTCATGTTTTAACAACTGATTAACAGCTGTCTCAAGATGGCGACGAAAAACCTCTTCAATGTCTTGTTTTTGGGCTAGTGCTTCGATTAAATCTGTAGTAAGATGGTTCATAGGGAAGACCTCTTTTCTGTGAATGTTGTCGCTAACTCTATTCTACAGAAAGGGGCTTCCTTTTTTAAATGAAGATCGTTTAATCGTCATTTCTATTTACACAAACTATTTTACACTCTCTATAACGAGCTAGCACTAGACAAAAACTGCGAACCAGTGAAAACTTTATAAACCTATTTAAATATTCTAGGAGAAGTTTTAAGTTACGTCCTATATGACAAGTTCATGTGATTTTCCGATATATGAGTTGAAAACGCCGATATACACTTCAAAAATTCCGATATACCCCTCAGAATTTCCGATATCTGAGGTGAAATTTCCGATAAAGTAGGACTCGTGCTGTTCCCGCAGGAGTAGACTTCCCTCCTCTCAAATCACTCTATTTAATTCAGTGGCTTGGACGGTTCTGCACGCATATTTGTCTGGGACATTAGCACGCTTTAACCAAGCTCGGGGGAAACACGGAGACTCCTGCGGGATGCAAAGCCTCGGTGAGACCCCGGAGGTCGTTAGACCGAGGAGGCTCAGCAGCCCCCGCGGAAAGCGCAGTGTTTCCCCCGAGCGGCCGCATGAGGCAGTCATAAGTTAGTTCGCAGTTTACGGAAACTATGATGGATGTACTTATACGAAACTATTACCATTCCGTCGTTTCTCAATATTTACAGATTAAGTGAGGTGAGTGTCATGAAACAGAAACCCGGGTTTACGGGCTGGCTTTATATTGTGCCTACGCTTTTGTTAATTGGCGTGTTTTCTCTGTGGCCCGTTGTTCAGTCGATGACATATACGTTGTTCGACTATCAGCTGAATGACCCGCAGAAGTCCGGGCTGTATTTGAATGAACGTTTCAATACGAGCCTGTTTAATGAAACGGCTTTATATGTATCGCTCTTTCTAGATGAGGATTTGGAAAATGTAAGTGACACTGAAGATAAGGCCGCAGTTGAAGATACAATTGATCGTATAGACAGTGTCGCTGAAAACTATGAAGATCAAAGCTCAGTCATTAAAATATCCTCCGACGAACGGGCAGAAATTGAAGAGTTGCATGATGACACAGCAGAGCTTGTCGCCAATTTAAATGAATCTTATGATCTGGAGCACGGTGAAAACTTACCCGCTCTTGTGGACGATTTCAACAACAGCATCAT
This sequence is a window from Lentibacillus sp. JNUCC-1. Protein-coding genes within it:
- a CDS encoding extracellular solute-binding protein, with the protein product MRIRNKKTWLGLLSLILILALAACGGNNNGNAEEGNSGDTGNNGNNNGDAESSEQVTLKFGAQNDNTPATKNLIEAFNESQDKYTVEWDPLTNDSAQMHDQLLNSLTSGSSEYDVLSLDVVWAGEFAGAGFLEPIDVFMKDADVNKDEFNAGSMDSGNYKGKQYTLPFFPDVGLMYYRSDIVSDEDAEKLENGDYTYEELYDMAESYVGEADTKFGFLYQSKQYEGLTVNVNEFSDAFSDIDGGLETMYKFTTADFSPQDLLNYTEGETHTNFEQGNAVFARNWPYQFGRINGEEDGVTVSVDDVGIAPLPNGGSVGGWLLGINKNSEHVDGAWEFIKFAAGEEGQKIMATEGGYIPGYNALLDDEDVKDANVMLSYPGFKNALDNTIARPVSPDYNKVSDQIMINAHKYLSSGEGLEDAVSGIKEALPEE
- a CDS encoding IS256 family transposase, which encodes MNHLTTDLIEALAQKQDIEEVFRRHLETAVNQLLKHELTAFLDYEPYAREGFHSGNSRNGFYDRTFKTEYGELQLAIPRDRNGEFQPETLAPYQRSNDTLEQFVIHLYEKGITTDEIADLMERMYGHHYSRQTVSNFTQLVAEDVQAFHERKLEKRYVCIYLDATHIPIRRQTVEKEAVYIAIGITEEGTKEVLDFTIAPTESTHVWEEMIQHLQARGLEQVLLFISDGLPGMTDAIHRVYPKAKHQVCCVHVARNIASKVRVKDRPAILDDFKNVYQAKDRDEAVDALNAFQDKWKKIYPRVIDAVVGNEQLLTFYDFPASIRRSIYSTNLIEAFNKEIKRYVKRKEQFPNEDALERFLVTQFLDYNQKFGIRCHRGFDQAKPELLHMFEDQQVQA